The Chitinophaga caeni genome segment TGTAGAATGCCAAGAACAAGCTGGAAACCGTCATCAAGATCGTGAACAAACTGACGTGGTTACCATAAAAAGGAATGTTAAACCCGAGGTGCAGGATGGAATCGTAAGTCGACAAATCCGCTGCCCACAAGAAACTTTCCTGGCGCAACTCGATAGAGGACGGGAAGAAACTATACATTGCCACGAGGATCGGCAATTGCAATAACGCGGGGAGACAACCACCCAAAGGATTCACCCCTGCGCTACGGTACAGCTTCATCTGCTCCATGCCGAAAGCCTGCTGATCATCTTTTAACTTCACCCTGAGCTCATCTAACTCCGGTTTCAGTACCTTCATTTTAGCGGCAGAAACATACGATTGGTATGTAAATGGCGCGATCAGCAAACGGATGAAGATCGTCAGCAAGATGATGATGATCCCGTAGTTGTGAATAAAGCCGCTTAAGAAGTTAAATACAGGGATGATAATCCACTTGTTGATATATTTCACGAAGAAGAAGATACCGCTACCCAAGGGGATGATACTTTCCAAATCGATATCATAGCTTTTAAGGGTCTTGTAATGGTTCGGCCCGTAATACACTTCCATCGGGAAGCTATAATTGCCGGAGTGATTATAGGGTAAAGTCAATGTTGTTAAAGATTGACCAACGATATTAGCACTTTCCGGAATTTTGGTGGAAATATATGCAGAATCAAAGTTGTTGTTTTTCGCGATGAAAGTCACGTTGAAAAACTGCTGTTTGAAGCTAACCCATTGCACTTTTTCATCTAGCTTCAGCTCACTTTTGCGGCTCAAGGTAAAATAATCGTGTTCATGTGCACCGGTACGGTAATGCACCTGGTTATTCATCCTTTCATTCTGCATGTCTTGCTCTTGCTTATCAAATTGAGCATTCCATTGCAGCGCGAGATTTCCCTTGATAATATCTTGCATCCCAACTACCCTTACATCGAAATTCATCATGTAGCTACCGGTAGATAGCGTATATACGTATTCGATATATTTATTAGGATCCAGGGTGTTCAAGCGGTAAGTGATGGTTTGGGAATTATCGCCCTTGGTAACTTGCCCGCCGGTAAAATATAAATCGGAAGTATTAAGATCCTTATCATTCACGGGAATTTTCAGCCCGATCCTGTTAAATGAACCTTTTTTCAGGTATAGTGGTTTCTTGTCGAAAGTCTTGAACAATTTCAATTCCACCTCCTTGGGTGTTCCTCCCTTGTTGGAGAAAGTGAACTTAGCCACTTCGTTTTCCAACACTACATCTTGCTCAGTACCGGTGGAGGCAGGTAAGAATACGCCGTATTCGGTATTAAGTTTCGCGGAATCTACCTGGCCGGATGGCAGGGTAGCAACAGGAGCAAGCTCTTCTTTTGGCTTATTGGCTAGAGCGATAGAATCTTGACGCTGCTTCTCCTTGACGGCTTCGACTTGTTGCTTTTGATTGAATACGAAGTACCCTATCAACAAAGCACCTAACAAGACGAACCCGATTATCGAATTTCTATCCATGTAATGAAATTAAAATTTGAGGAGCAAAGGTAAGCATGATTCGGCAAAACCGGAAATAGGAATCCACTCCTTAAGGCTAGTTTAATGTTATTTATGTTAAAAATATATGAAAACGCTGTTTTTAACTACCATTTCCTGGGTATTTTTCATCTATTTATAGGTATATAGGTAGTATTTATATTAATTCACTTATAAATAAATATATATTTGTAGAAATTAATCTAGCAGTTCGAGTAATGTTTAGCTTTTTTAAAAGAAGGAAGCAATCGCCAGAGCACCCCAAAACTTTTCAAATTGAGGATTTCCCATGGAGAGATCAATATTTCTACCGGCTCAAACCTTGGTTTTGGTATTCGGATCGTATCATCGCTATCGCTGATACCCCGGTATATACCACTTTGGAAGGTTGGTCGCACCAGGTTTACCTTGATGCCAGGGGGCAAACTACGGTATCGGGGTACCTTCAATTTTTATCGGCGCAATATGAAAGCGCTTCCTTATCCCCTTTATATTCCTTGGTATTATCCCAATTGGATCAATTGCACCGCAATGATTTAATCGCTTTTTCCGAGGTCCCGGTGGTATTATCTCCCGGTATCGAGCATCCCAATCAATTCTTGGGCAGCTCCAGCTTACAATAAAATGTATACAACACGGTCAATTACTACAGCGAGGTGTAATAAAAAAGGTAAAGGCCGACCGCTTGGTCGACCTTTATTCTTATTATGTCAGACAAAAAGTTAACTAATCTTGTTGCGCTACTTTCTCTTCCATCCCGGCAGATTTGCCATTCTTATTTTCAGCATAGCATTTAGCTGCCTTGACAAACTCCACGAAAGTAGGCGCGGGACTTTCCACCGTGCTTTTCAGTTCCGGGTGGAATTGAACGCCCACGAAGAAAGGATGATCGCGTAATTCCACGATTTCCACGAGGCCGCTACCGGGGTTTTTACCCGAAGGAACCAAGCCCGCTTGTTCGAAAGCTTCCAAGAATTCATTGTTAAACTCGTAACGGTGACGGTGGCGTTCGCTGATCGCGCTAGCACCGTAAATAGCTTCCGCCTTGGAACCCGGTGCGAGATCACAAGCATACGCCCCGAGTCGCATCGTACCACCTTTAACGGTGATTTTCTTTTGCTCTTCCATCAGGTTAATTACCGGGTACTGGGTATCCGGGTTCATTTCCACGGAGTGTGCATCTTTCCAACCGATCACGTTCCTAGCGTATTCTACCACGGCCATTTGCATACCCAGGCAAATACCGAAGAACGGTAATTGGTTTTCGCGGGCGTACTGGATCGCGGTTATCTTACCTTCGATACCACGGTGACCGAATCCCGGTGCAACTAACAAGCCATCCAGGTTCTTCAGTTTTTCCGCGACATTTTCCGGCGTAATAAATTCAGAGTGAATATTTTGAACTACAACTTTGCATTCGTTTACAGCCCCTGCATGTACGAAAGATTCCAAGATCGACTTGTAAGCATCCTGCAATTCCACGTATTTACCGATCAAACCGATCGTTACCTTGGATTTTGGATATTTCAATTTATCGAGGAACTCTTTCCATTTGATCAATTCGGGATCTTTCTCAACGGGCAAGCCCAATTTCTTCAAGCAGATCACGTCCAATTTCTCACGTTGCATCTCTAATGGAACCTCGTAAATAGTGGGTACATCGTTTGCTTCGATGACCGCATCAGCCTGGACATTACAGAATTGCGCGATTTTTTTCTTCAAATCGCGGTACAAAGGTTCTTCCGTACGGCAAACGATGATATCGGGATGAACGCCATTTTCACTCAACAACCTCACGGAGTGTTGCGTAGGTTTGGTTTTCAATTCCTTAGCTGCACGTAAATAAGGAATCAAGGTT includes the following:
- the yidC gene encoding membrane protein insertase YidC, with protein sequence MDRNSIIGFVLLGALLIGYFVFNQKQQVEAVKEKQRQDSIALANKPKEELAPVATLPSGQVDSAKLNTEYGVFLPASTGTEQDVVLENEVAKFTFSNKGGTPKEVELKLFKTFDKKPLYLKKGSFNRIGLKIPVNDKDLNTSDLYFTGGQVTKGDNSQTITYRLNTLDPNKYIEYVYTLSTGSYMMNFDVRVVGMQDIIKGNLALQWNAQFDKQEQDMQNERMNNQVHYRTGAHEHDYFTLSRKSELKLDEKVQWVSFKQQFFNVTFIAKNNNFDSAYISTKIPESANIVGQSLTTLTLPYNHSGNYSFPMEVYYGPNHYKTLKSYDIDLESIIPLGSGIFFFVKYINKWIIIPVFNFLSGFIHNYGIIIILLTIFIRLLIAPFTYQSYVSAAKMKVLKPELDELRVKLKDDQQAFGMEQMKLYRSAGVNPLGGCLPALLQLPILVAMYSFFPSSIELRQESFLWAADLSTYDSILHLGFNIPFYGNHVSLFTILMTVSSLFLAFYNRGMTDQSNPVMKFMPYVFPVMLLGIFNRLAAALTFYYFLSNVISILLQWVIQKFIINHDKIHAQIQENKKKPKQKSKWAEKLEEMQKRQAEIQKTQQQQRKK
- a CDS encoding CTP synthase, with translation MAKYIFVTGGVTSSLGKGIIAASLAKLLQARGFKVTIQKFDPYINVDPGTLNPYEHGECYVTEDGAETDLDLGHYERFLNTPTSQANNVTTGRIYQTVINKEREGAFLGKTVQVIPHITDEIKRRILLLGKDGKFDIVITELGGTVGDIESLPYIEAVRQLQWELGEEDCLVVHLTLIPYLRAAKELKTKPTQHSVRLLSENGVHPDIIVCRTEEPLYRDLKKKIAQFCNVQADAVIEANDVPTIYEVPLEMQREKLDVICLKKLGLPVEKDPELIKWKEFLDKLKYPKSKVTIGLIGKYVELQDAYKSILESFVHAGAVNECKVVVQNIHSEFITPENVAEKLKNLDGLLVAPGFGHRGIEGKITAIQYARENQLPFFGICLGMQMAVVEYARNVIGWKDAHSVEMNPDTQYPVINLMEEQKKITVKGGTMRLGAYACDLAPGSKAEAIYGASAISERHRHRYEFNNEFLEAFEQAGLVPSGKNPGSGLVEIVELRDHPFFVGVQFHPELKSTVESPAPTFVEFVKAAKCYAENKNGKSAGMEEKVAQQD